A window from Rhea pennata isolate bPtePen1 chromosome 1, bPtePen1.pri, whole genome shotgun sequence encodes these proteins:
- the ENO2 gene encoding gamma-enolase, which produces MSIEKIHAREILDSRGNPTVEVDLYTHKGLFRAAVPSGASTGIYEALELRDNDKSRFLGKGVLQAVDHINSTVAPALVGSGLSVVDQEKIDNLMLEMDGTENKSNFGANAILGVSLAVCKAGAAEKDVPLYRHIADLAGNSDLILPVPAFNVINGGSHAGNKLAMQEFMILPVGAESFRDAMRIGAEVYHNLKSVIKEKYGKDATNVGDEGGFAPNILENSEALELLKEAIDKAGYTDKIVIGMDVAASEFYRDGKYDLDFKSPDDPSRYISADELGDLYQSFVRDYPVVSIEDPFDQDDWEAWSKFTANVGIQIVGDDLTVTNPKRIERAVEEKACNCLLLKVNQIGSVTEAIQACKLAQENGWGVMVSHRSGETEDTFIADLVVGLCTGQIKTGAPCRSERLAKYNQLMRIEEELGDEARFAGHNFRNPSVL; this is translated from the exons ATGTCAATTGAGAAGATCCATGCCCGAGAGATCCTGGATTCTCGTGGGAATCCCACTGTTGAGGTGGACCTGTACACACACAAAG GCCTGTTTCGAGCAGCGGTCCCCAGCGGTGCATCCACTGGGATCTATGAAGCACTGGAGCTACGAGATAATGACAAGTCACGGTTCCTTGGAAAAG GGGTCCTGCAGGCCGTGGATCATATCAACAGCACTGTCGCCCCAGCTCTCGTGGGCTCT GGCCTCTCTGTGGTAGATCAAGAGAAGATAGACAATCTGATGCTTGAGATGGACGGCACAGAGAACAAAT CCAACTTTGGTGCCAATGCTATTCTGGGAGTTTCACTGGCTGTCTGCAAGGCGggagctgcagagaaggatgtTCCCCTGTATCGGCACATTGCTGACCTGGCTGGCAACTCTGATCTCATCCTTCCTGTGCCA gctttcaaTGTGATCAATGGAGGTTCCCACGCAGGGAACAAACTGGCCATGCAGGAGTTCATGATCCTGCCCGTGGGAGCTGAAAGTTTCCGTGATGCAATGCGCATTGGGGCTGAAGTCTATCATAACCTAAAGAGTGTCATCAAGGAGAAGTACGGCAAAGACGCCACCAACGTGGGTGATGAGGGAGGCTTTGCCCCCAACATCCTGGAAAATAGTGAAG ctctGGAACTCCTCAAGGAAGCTATTGACAAGGCTGGCTACACAGACAAGATTGTCATTGGTATGGATGTGGCAGCCTCTGAGTTCTATCGTGATGGCAAATATGACTTGGATTTCAAGTCCCCAGATGACCCAAGCCGCTACATTTCTGCAGATGAGCTGGGTGACCTCTACCAAAGCTTTGTACGTGATTATCCAG TGGTCTCCATCGAGGATCCCTTTGACCAAGATGACTGGGAGGCTTGGTCCAAGTTCACAGCCAATGTGGGAATTCAGATAGTGGGAGATGACTTGACGGTGACAAACCCTAAGCGCATTGAGCGAGCTGTTGAAGAGAAGGCCTGCAATTGTCTCCTGCTCAAAGTCAACCAGATTGGATCTGTCACAGAGGCCATTCAAGC ATGTAAGTTGGCCCAGGAGAATGGCTGGGGTGTGATGGTGAGCCATCGATCTGGGGAGACTGAAGACACCTTCATTGCTGATCTGGTTGTGGGACTGTGCACTGGGCAG ATAAAGACGGGTGCTCCCTGCAGGTCTGAACGCCTGGCTAAATACAACCAGCTCATGAG GATTGAGGAAGAGCTTGGTGATGAAGCACGCTTTGCTGGACATAACTTTCGCAATCCAAGTGTTCTTTGA